The Amycolatopsis sp. 195334CR genome window below encodes:
- a CDS encoding helix-turn-helix domain-containing protein, giving the protein MPRPPLDGLIDDLYYLAGAPPYARLTLPPAPSALLIVNLGAPFRIRAGTEIEAAEYADGCVITMATRASEFGYPPRTRSVGVHFKPWGLAPFVPMPAAELCNRPVTVEQVWGRAAVAELRDRLSEADGPHEMMTLLEEELLRRLRETAGLGLVRHTSGVIAATSGAVSIGELGTAAGVSSTHLAQRFKELVGITPKRLARTYRFTTTVFAMDPSGPIDWGHLASVAGYFDQAHFGHELRAFTGLTPTRYLEVRRQFLREHPGHTLDGWPLPAD; this is encoded by the coding sequence GTGCCGCGACCGCCGCTGGACGGGCTGATCGACGACCTCTACTACCTGGCGGGCGCACCGCCGTACGCCCGGTTGACGCTGCCGCCGGCGCCGTCGGCGTTGCTCATCGTCAACCTCGGGGCGCCGTTCCGCATCCGCGCCGGGACGGAGATCGAGGCGGCCGAGTACGCCGACGGTTGTGTGATCACCATGGCCACCCGCGCGTCGGAGTTCGGCTACCCGCCCCGGACCCGGTCCGTCGGCGTGCACTTCAAACCGTGGGGACTGGCGCCGTTCGTGCCGATGCCCGCGGCCGAGTTGTGCAACCGGCCGGTGACGGTGGAGCAGGTTTGGGGCAGGGCCGCGGTGGCCGAACTGCGAGATCGGCTGTCAGAGGCGGACGGACCGCACGAGATGATGACGCTGCTCGAGGAGGAGCTCCTGCGGCGGCTGCGTGAGACCGCCGGACTGGGCCTGGTCCGCCATACGAGCGGCGTCATCGCGGCGACCAGCGGGGCGGTGTCGATCGGCGAGTTGGGCACGGCAGCCGGTGTCAGCAGTACCCATCTGGCACAGCGGTTCAAGGAGCTCGTCGGGATCACGCCGAAGCGGCTGGCCCGCACCTACCGCTTCACCACCACCGTGTTCGCGATGGATCCCAGCGGGCCGATCGACTGGGGCCATCTCGCCAGTGTCGCGGGTTACTTCGACCAGGCCCACTTCGGCCACGAGCTCCGGGCGTTCACCGGGCTCACGCCGACGCGGTACCTCGAAGTCCGGCGGCAGTTCCTGCGCGAGCACCCCGGCCACACACTGGACGGCTGGCCGCTGCCGGCCGATTGA
- a CDS encoding dihydrofolate reductase family protein, translated as MGKVVMYGSVSVDGFVADEKDQPGPLFDWLTSGDVPLDEGGELKVSQASHAYTRAYWDQIGVTIAGRHVFDLTDGWDGKPPSGVDHVVVVTHRPAPEGWDAEAPFHFVDGIEAAVVKAQELAGDRLVEVAAGDVGGQALAAGLVDEVRMDVVPVVFGSGKRYFGSVDAQHLLEDPDVVLQGNRVLHLRYPVRR; from the coding sequence GTGGGCAAGGTGGTCATGTACGGCTCGGTGTCGGTGGACGGCTTCGTCGCGGACGAGAAGGACCAGCCCGGCCCGCTGTTCGACTGGTTGACCAGCGGTGACGTCCCGTTGGATGAAGGCGGCGAGCTGAAGGTGTCGCAGGCCTCCCACGCCTACACCCGGGCGTACTGGGACCAGATCGGGGTGACGATCGCGGGTCGCCACGTCTTCGACCTGACGGACGGGTGGGACGGGAAGCCGCCGAGCGGGGTCGATCACGTGGTCGTCGTGACGCACCGGCCGGCCCCCGAGGGCTGGGACGCGGAGGCACCGTTCCACTTCGTCGATGGCATCGAGGCTGCTGTGGTCAAGGCGCAGGAACTCGCGGGGGACCGCCTGGTCGAGGTGGCCGCCGGGGACGTCGGTGGCCAAGCGCTCGCCGCGGGCCTGGTCGACGAGGTGCGCATGGACGTCGTGCCCGTGGTGTTCGGCTCGGGCAAACGCTACTTCGGCTCGGTCGACGCGCAGCACCTGCTGGAAGACCCCGACGTGGTACTCCAGGGCAACCGAGTACTGCACCTGCGCTATCCGGTGCGCCGATGA
- a CDS encoding LLM class flavin-dependent oxidoreductase, with protein sequence MSSLSEVPLSVLDLAPIVSGSDARAALESSVELAKYTERLGYHRYWVAEHHNMPGIASSATSVLMSHIATATERIRVGSGGIMLPNHAPLVIAEQFGMLEAFHPGRIDLGIGRAPGTDQRTALALRGAAGLSADDFPQKLQELRTYFEPGEGRAVRAFPAEGFKVPVWLLGSSGFSAQLAGALGLPFSFAHHFSAQNTIPAVRLYREAFQPSEVLDEPYVMLGVSVLAADTDEHARYLAGPSALTFLSLRRGRPIPLPTPEEAAAYPYTDVDTMFVEERLGTTVLGSPETVRKGLEQLLEDTDADELMITTMVHGEEDRKRSYELVTSVRG encoded by the coding sequence GTGAGTTCACTGTCTGAAGTGCCCCTGTCCGTGCTCGACCTGGCGCCGATCGTCAGCGGGTCGGACGCGCGGGCCGCGCTGGAGAGCAGCGTCGAGCTGGCCAAGTACACCGAGCGCCTCGGTTACCACCGCTACTGGGTGGCCGAGCACCACAACATGCCGGGCATCGCCAGCTCCGCCACCTCGGTGCTGATGAGCCACATCGCCACCGCCACCGAGCGCATCCGCGTCGGTTCCGGCGGCATCATGCTGCCCAACCACGCGCCGCTGGTGATCGCCGAGCAGTTCGGCATGCTGGAGGCCTTCCACCCGGGCCGCATCGACCTCGGCATCGGCCGCGCGCCGGGCACCGACCAGCGCACCGCGCTCGCCCTGCGCGGCGCCGCCGGGCTGTCCGCCGACGACTTCCCGCAGAAGCTCCAGGAACTGCGCACCTACTTCGAACCGGGTGAGGGGCGGGCGGTGCGCGCGTTCCCCGCCGAGGGGTTCAAGGTGCCGGTGTGGCTGCTCGGGTCGAGCGGGTTCAGCGCCCAGCTCGCCGGCGCGCTCGGCCTGCCGTTCAGCTTCGCGCACCACTTCAGCGCGCAGAACACGATCCCGGCCGTCCGGCTGTACCGCGAGGCGTTCCAGCCGTCCGAGGTGCTCGACGAGCCGTACGTGATGCTCGGGGTTTCCGTGCTGGCCGCGGACACCGACGAGCACGCGCGCTACCTGGCCGGGCCGAGCGCGCTGACCTTCCTCAGCCTCCGCCGCGGCAGGCCGATCCCGTTGCCCACGCCGGAGGAAGCGGCCGCCTACCCGTACACCGACGTGGACACCATGTTCGTCGAGGAACGGCTCGGCACCACCGTGCTCGGCTCGCCGGAGACCGTGCGCAAGGGCTTGGAGCAGCTGCTCGAGGACACCGACGCGGACGAGCTGATGATCACCACCATGGTCCACGGCGAGGAGGACCGGAAGCGCTCCTACGAGCTGGTCACTTCAGTGCGAGGCTGA
- a CDS encoding DUF6801 domain-containing protein has product MAQKKLRDKLGTTAAVALLAAGLTSGLTGAGSAAPEAPEAPAESVPVSLALTYDCTFGESEPQAVGLTLNTTLPSSVLVGEPVAAGPLDAELVLPDTLWPALGAPASIQGTVTTNLLGVQDAKPEAVSAELPVPSTPVPPEAALIVKTAGTVPAWQTSAAGSLTVSVGPPSIVLTTQPAEGAMGTEVVVESVCEPAPEQDPLLGSVAVLLPGEPVPPPGTTPLPGLPGPDGVVPGLPSAPGAQAAEAGPGALAAAPPVFPLTAQYINGESTVKKTGAKVVLGPGLMVNGGSYLNPAGIRGDVALPKAKTPFYAFGFLPVTGLAEFLPANDPNGKLTFTEGTYPKPDSMLFAHTEVFLRISDVEINGLSYDVGPDCRSDKISLDLWGQYLVTSGGTIGTHPDAPLESQRSFTIPPFSGCGVFEDISPIVTGLVSGPGNQVTLVLKTVGK; this is encoded by the coding sequence ATGGCACAGAAAAAACTCCGGGACAAGCTCGGCACCACGGCGGCCGTCGCGCTGCTCGCCGCCGGACTGACCAGCGGGCTGACCGGAGCGGGGTCCGCCGCGCCCGAGGCACCCGAAGCGCCGGCGGAGAGCGTTCCGGTCTCGCTGGCGCTGACCTACGACTGCACCTTCGGCGAGAGCGAGCCGCAGGCGGTCGGCCTCACCCTCAACACCACCCTGCCCAGCTCGGTGCTGGTCGGGGAACCGGTGGCCGCGGGACCGCTCGACGCGGAACTGGTCCTGCCCGACACGCTGTGGCCCGCGCTCGGCGCGCCCGCGTCGATCCAGGGCACGGTCACCACGAACCTGCTCGGCGTGCAGGACGCGAAACCGGAGGCGGTGTCCGCGGAGCTGCCGGTGCCGTCCACCCCGGTGCCGCCGGAGGCCGCGCTGATCGTGAAGACCGCGGGCACCGTCCCGGCGTGGCAGACCAGCGCGGCGGGTTCGCTGACCGTTTCCGTCGGGCCGCCGTCGATCGTGCTGACCACCCAGCCTGCCGAAGGCGCGATGGGCACCGAGGTGGTCGTCGAATCGGTCTGTGAACCGGCGCCCGAGCAGGATCCGCTGCTGGGCTCGGTGGCGGTCCTGCTGCCCGGTGAGCCGGTGCCGCCGCCGGGCACCACTCCCCTGCCGGGGCTGCCCGGACCGGACGGTGTGGTGCCGGGCCTGCCGTCCGCGCCCGGTGCGCAGGCCGCGGAGGCCGGTCCCGGCGCACTCGCCGCCGCGCCACCGGTTTTCCCGCTCACCGCGCAGTACATCAACGGCGAGTCCACGGTGAAGAAGACCGGGGCGAAGGTCGTGCTCGGCCCGGGGTTGATGGTCAACGGCGGTTCGTACCTCAACCCGGCGGGCATTCGCGGGGACGTGGCGCTGCCGAAGGCGAAGACCCCGTTCTACGCGTTCGGCTTCCTGCCGGTGACCGGGCTGGCGGAGTTCCTGCCCGCCAACGACCCCAACGGCAAGCTGACCTTCACCGAGGGCACTTACCCGAAGCCGGACAGCATGCTGTTCGCGCACACCGAGGTGTTCCTGCGGATCAGCGACGTGGAGATCAACGGGCTGTCGTACGACGTGGGCCCGGACTGCCGCAGCGACAAGATCTCGCTGGACCTGTGGGGGCAGTACCTGGTGACCAGCGGTGGCACCATCGGCACCCACCCGGACGCGCCGCTGGAGTCGCAGCGGTCGTTCACCATCCCGCCGTTCAGCGGGTGCGGGGTGTTCGAGGACATCTCCCCGATCGTCACCGGCCTGGTGTCGGGTCCGGGCAACCAGGTCACCCTGGTGCTCAAGACGGTCGGCAAGTAG
- a CDS encoding ABC transporter permease — protein MTETTFPPDNRVRRAGRAIDRRFGFLDTLGDQVLFYLKALAWTPRAIFRYSKEIVRLLAEVSFGSGALAVIGGTIGVMIGMTVFTGAVVGIQGYSALNQVGTSAFAGFISAYFNTREIAPLVAGIALSATVGCGFTAQLGAMRISEEIDALEVMGVPSIPYLVATRIVAGFLAIIPLYAIGLLTSYVASRQVTIWFFGQSAGTYDHYFQLFLPPIDVLWSFLKVLVFSIIVVLSHCYYGYRATGGPAGVGVAVGRAVRTAIVAVSLLDFFLSLAIWGATTTVKVAG, from the coding sequence GTGACCGAGACGACCTTCCCGCCGGACAACCGGGTCCGGCGCGCCGGGCGGGCGATCGACCGCCGGTTCGGCTTCCTGGACACCCTGGGCGACCAGGTGCTGTTCTACCTCAAGGCGCTGGCCTGGACACCGCGGGCGATCTTCCGCTACAGCAAGGAGATCGTCCGCCTGCTGGCCGAGGTCAGCTTCGGCAGCGGGGCGCTGGCGGTGATCGGCGGCACCATCGGCGTGATGATCGGGATGACCGTGTTCACCGGCGCGGTGGTCGGCATCCAGGGCTACTCCGCGCTGAACCAGGTGGGCACCTCGGCCTTCGCCGGGTTCATCTCCGCCTACTTCAACACCCGCGAGATCGCCCCGCTGGTGGCGGGCATCGCGCTCTCCGCGACGGTCGGCTGCGGGTTCACCGCGCAGCTCGGCGCGATGCGGATCTCCGAGGAGATCGACGCGCTCGAGGTGATGGGCGTGCCGAGCATCCCGTACCTGGTGGCCACCCGGATCGTGGCCGGGTTCCTGGCGATCATCCCGCTCTACGCGATCGGCCTGCTCACCTCGTACGTGGCCTCGCGGCAGGTGACCATCTGGTTCTTCGGCCAGTCGGCGGGCACCTACGACCACTACTTCCAGCTGTTCCTCCCGCCGATCGACGTGCTCTGGTCGTTCCTCAAGGTGCTGGTGTTCAGCATCATCGTGGTGCTCTCGCACTGCTACTACGGCTACCGCGCGACCGGCGGCCCGGCCGGGGTGGGCGTGGCCGTCGGCCGCGCGGTGCGGACCGCGATCGTCGCGGTGAGCCTGCTCGACTTCTTCCTCAGCCTCGCCATCTGGGGCGCCACCACGACGGTGAAGGTGGCCGGATGA
- a CDS encoding DUF6801 domain-containing protein — translation MSRRFGRLFAGMATTSMVLGLTMAGAGTALAADQAYTTTSTLSYTCNYPLIGEAPLTVTATFQGPDSITGGGTFQAHTVTAVATVPADVVGALYFLGGIDGVRGTADASVAVSGGTPSTVNVSDLGVAEQFVADPNADFPVNAAQTSSTVVPAITAASSGTLTASLGATFSASLDFHYLNATPEWQGPEAFDCTLDGGQTPAFSPSLPIT, via the coding sequence ATGTCACGACGATTCGGCAGACTCTTCGCCGGTATGGCGACCACCAGCATGGTTCTCGGCCTCACCATGGCCGGAGCCGGTACCGCGCTGGCCGCGGACCAGGCGTACACCACCACCAGCACGCTGTCCTACACCTGCAACTACCCGCTGATCGGTGAAGCACCGCTCACCGTCACGGCCACCTTCCAGGGTCCGGACTCGATCACCGGTGGCGGTACCTTCCAGGCCCACACCGTGACCGCGGTGGCCACCGTGCCCGCCGACGTGGTGGGCGCCCTGTACTTCCTCGGCGGCATCGACGGTGTCCGCGGCACCGCCGACGCCAGCGTCGCCGTTTCGGGCGGGACCCCGTCCACGGTCAACGTGAGCGACCTCGGGGTGGCGGAGCAGTTCGTCGCCGACCCGAACGCGGACTTCCCGGTCAACGCGGCCCAGACCTCGAGCACGGTGGTGCCCGCCATCACCGCGGCGTCCTCGGGGACCCTGACCGCGTCGCTCGGCGCGACCTTCTCCGCGTCGCTGGACTTCCACTACCTCAACGCCACCCCCGAGTGGCAGGGCCCGGAAGCCTTCGACTGCACGCTCGACGGCGGCCAGACCCCGGCCTTCTCGCCGTCCCTGCCGATCACCTGA
- a CDS encoding ABC transporter permease has product MSTKTRSFPGSGAVRETGRLYALGLDVARSIFRRPFQFRELVQQFWFIASVSILPTALVSIPFGAVIALHLGSLTTQIGAQSFTGAASVLAIIQQASPVVTALLIAGAGGSAMCADLGSRTIREEIDAMEVLGVSPVQRLIVPRVLAAMAVAVFLNGLVSVVGVLGGYVFNVLMQDGTPGAYLASFSALAQLPDLWISEIKALLFGFVAGIVAAYRGLNPKAGPKGVGDAVNQSVVITFLLLFLMNLVLSSLYLQLVPPKGM; this is encoded by the coding sequence ATGAGCACGAAGACCCGCTCGTTTCCCGGCTCGGGCGCGGTCCGCGAGACCGGCAGGCTGTACGCGCTCGGCCTGGACGTGGCCCGCAGCATCTTCAGGCGGCCCTTCCAGTTCCGCGAGCTGGTGCAGCAGTTCTGGTTCATCGCCAGCGTCTCGATCCTGCCCACCGCGCTGGTCTCCATCCCGTTCGGCGCGGTCATCGCCCTGCACCTCGGCTCTCTGACCACGCAGATCGGTGCGCAGTCGTTCACCGGCGCGGCCAGCGTGCTGGCGATCATCCAGCAGGCCAGCCCGGTGGTCACCGCGCTGCTGATCGCCGGCGCCGGCGGCTCGGCCATGTGCGCCGACCTGGGCTCGCGCACCATCCGCGAGGAGATCGACGCCATGGAGGTGCTCGGCGTCTCCCCGGTGCAGCGGCTGATCGTGCCCCGCGTGCTCGCCGCGATGGCGGTGGCGGTGTTCCTCAACGGCCTGGTCAGCGTGGTCGGCGTGCTCGGCGGTTACGTGTTCAACGTGCTCATGCAGGACGGCACGCCCGGCGCCTACCTGGCCAGCTTCTCCGCCCTCGCCCAGCTCCCCGACCTGTGGATCAGCGAGATCAAGGCGCTGCTGTTCGGGTTCGTGGCCGGCATCGTGGCCGCCTACCGCGGGCTCAACCCCAAGGCCGGCCCGAAGGGCGTCGGCGACGCGGTGAACCAGTCCGTGGTCATCACCTTCCTGCTGCTGTTCCTGATGAACCTGGTGCTCAGCTCGCTGTACCTGCAGCTCGTGCCGCCGAAGGGGATGTGA